From one Lotus japonicus ecotype B-129 chromosome 3, LjGifu_v1.2 genomic stretch:
- the LOC130748322 gene encoding regulator of telomere elongation helicase 1 homolog isoform X2 encodes MPTYKIRGIDLDFPFDAYDSQLVYMDKVLQSLQQKRNALLESPTGTGKTLCLLCATLAWRKSLGSFTTGVSYTTGGTGTDKSDAGWKVTPPPSQFPTIVYASRTHSQIRQVVRELKRTSYRPKMVVLGSREQLCIHDQVKSLQGKSQTNACRFLCRRGKKAEEDEDDDEHVPENHKQRPTRNRCKHFGRVHGYLKNDPHIGEQPVDIEDLVNIGTSHGPCPYYLSKELHKVVDIVFAPYNYLIDRGYRKSLHFSWKKSILIFDEAHNLESICADAASFDLTSSLLTTCISDAHRCIGLAKGRRDKSTDKPRNPDDFAILKALLKKLEKRIAEVPIESKELGYTKPGPYIYALLADLNIRHETASKLTDILEAASTLVEEDNQENSTGNICRLDSIREILDLVFRDGETTHAKYYRVHVREVEARAANGSKGKVSRTLSWWCFNPGIAMEVFPKLGVGSIILTSGTLSPMESFAQELKLDFPIQLENPHVITANQIWAGVVPAGPSGRTFNSSYRTRDSLEYKQDLGNAIVNLARIVPDGLLVFFPSYYLMDLCIGCWKSLSNASSMSIWERICKHKRPVIEPRESALFASSIKDYTTTLNDTSASGAVFFAVCRGKVSEGLDFADHAGRAVVITGLPFATSTDPKVRLKREFLDQQSRAVGALFKKQVLTGDEWYSQQASRAVNQAVGRVIRHRHDYGAIIFCDERFTYPNRLSQVSRWIQPHIKCYSRFGELVFTLTRFFRDGRTRGPTKQSLLEADNGGYEGEMPSSEHHVDKFYMDKLLSPLTTPVPQNCSLKASSLSDTKVSCSSFTGKVVPANRSSLSSDNGKVVDYENSRDICGTFFHERKTVVSQERCRADSCQQSENPKDMSLAPCFTKKRKFIAGEYDLKPHVGNYEHPSSGSQTSQGGVDLQCKGDGTSQSNIESGRQKGNLPADFASSAGDDTQGSQGLAFLTQVRDKLSSAEYKDFVGYMKALKTKAMKIAEVLQCISSLFSGPERLPLLIRFKDYVPAKYHSLYEQYVGERK; translated from the exons ATGCCAACGTACAAGATAAGGGGAATCGATCTCGATTTCCCGTTCGACGCCTATGATTCCCAGCTCGTTTACATGGACAAAGTCCTTCAATCGCTTCAGCAG AAACGTAATGCGCTATTGGAGAGTCCTACTGGAACTGGAAAAACACTGTGTCTTCTATGTGCTACCTTAGCGTGGCGGAAGAGTTTGGGAAGTTTCACAACTGGTGTCAGCTACACTACCGGCGGCACCGGCACTGATAAGTCAGATGCTGGGTGGAAGGTTACGCCACCGCCATCTCAGTTTCCTACAATTGTATATGCTTCGCGCACTCACAGCCAGATCCGCCAAGTCGTTCGAGAGTTGAAACGAACATCTTACAG GCCTAAGATGGTAGTCTTGGGATCCCGCGAGCAACTTTGCATTCATGATCAAGTGAAGTCACTTCAAGGAAAAAGCCAAACAAATGCTTGCCGATTTCTCTGTCGCAGGGGTAAAAAGGCTGAAGAGGACGAAGATGACGACGAACATGTACCGGAAAATCACAAACAAAGGCCGACTAGAAACAGATGCAAACATTTCGGTCGTGTTCATG GTTACTTGAAGAATGATCCCCATATTGGAGAACAACCTGTAGATATTGAGGATTTGGTCAATATTGGCACAAGTCATGGGCC CTGTCCttattatttatcaaaggagctTCACAAGGTTGTTGATATAGTATTTGCTCCATACAACTATCTTATTGACCGCGGGTATAGAAAATCTCTGCATTTTTCTTGGAAGAAAAGTATACTCATATTTGATGAAGCTCATAACCTG GAAAGCATATGTGCTGATGCTGCCTCCTTTGACTTAACTTCTTCGCTTCTTACAACTTGCATTTCTGATGCTCACCGTTGTATTGGCCTTGCAAAAGGAAGAAGAGATAAATCAACTGATAAGCCCCGAAATCCAGATGATTTTGCTATCCTTAAAG CACTTCTTAAAAAACTTGAGAAGCGTATTGCTGAGGTGCCTATTGAATCTAAGGAGCTGGGCTACACCAAACCCGGGCCTTATATCTATGCACTGCTGGCTGATCTTAACATCAGACACGAGACTGCGTCTAAGCTTACCGATATACTGGAAGCAGCTTCAACTCTTGTTGAGGAAGATAATCAGGAGAACTCTACTGGCAACATCTGCAGGTTGGACAGTATCAGGGAAATTCTTGACCTTGTTTTCAGGGATGGAGAAACTACACATGCTAAATACTATCGA GTTCATGTGCGGGAGGTTGAGGCTCGGGCTGCCAAtggctctaaag GTAAGGTATCAAGGACCCTCAGCTGGTGGTGCTTTAATCCAGGAATAGCCATGGAAGTATTTCCAAAGCTTGGGGTTGGATCTATTATATTGACATCAGGCACATTATCCCCTATGGAATCGTTTGCTCAAGAACTGAAATT AGACTTCCCCATACAGCTGGAAAATCCACATGTAATAACCGCAAATCAGATATGGGCTGGAGTTGTACCAGCTGGTCCTTCAGGGCGTACTTTTAACTCCTCTTACCGCACTCGCGATTCGCTGGAGTACAAGCAGGATCTTGGAAATGCAATTG TAAATTTGGCCCGAATTGTTCCTGATGGACTTCTGGTGTTCTTCCCATCTTATTACCTTATGGACCTATGCATTGGGTGCTGGAAAAGCCTG AGTAATGCAAGTTCAATGTCAATATGGGAGAGAATTTGCAAGCACAAGAGACCAGTTATAGAACCTAGGGAGTCTGCATTGTTTGCTTCGTCAATTAAG GACTACACAACTACGTTGAATGACACCTCTGCATCTGGAGCAGTATTTTTTGCTGTTTGTCGTGGGAAG GTAAGTGAAGGATTAGATTTTGCGGATCATGCTGGAAGAGCTGTGGTAATTACTGGTTTGCCATTTGCCACAAGCACCGATCCTAAG GTTCGTCTAAAACGTGAATTCTTGGATCAACAATCTCGGGCAGTAGGAGCGTTGTTCAAG AAGCAGGTTTTAACTGGAGATGAGTGGTATAGCCAACAAGCCTCCCGGGCTGTGAATCAAGCTGTTGGGCGTGTAATTCGCCATCGGCATGACTATGGAGCAATTATTTTCTGTGATGAAAG GTTTACATATCCAAATCGCCTGTCCCAAGTTTCACGTTGGATACAGCCTCACATCAAG TGTTATTCAAGATTTGGAGAACTTGTTTTTACTCTAACTCGATTTTTCCGGGATGGAAGAACCCGGGGTCCTACGAAGCAGTCATTATTAGAAGCTGATAATGGGG GATATGAAGGAGAAATGCCATCATCAGAGCACCATGTGGACAAATTTTATATGGATAAACTTCTGTCACCTCTG ACTACACCAGTGCCTCAAAATTGCTCTCTGAAAGCTTCATCTTTGTCTGATACGAAAGTAAGCTGTTCTTCATTCACGGGAAAAGTTGTGCCTGCCAATCGCTCATCTCTGTCTTCTGACAATGGAAAGGTTGTAGATTATGAAAATTCTAGAGATATATGTGGCACATTTTTTCATGAAAGGAAGACTGTAGTATCACAGGAACGTTGCAGGGCTGACAGTTGTCAACAGAGTGAAAACCCAAAGGATATGTCCTTAGCTCCTTGTTTCACCAAGAAGCGTAAATTTATAGCAGGAGAGTATGACTTAAAGCCACATGTTGGGAATTATGAGCATCCATCATCTG GTAGTCAAACTTCTCAAGGTGGTGTAGATCTGCAATGTAAAGGTGATGGGACCTCCCAAAGTAATATTGAGTCTGGTAGGCAAAAGGGTAATCTTCCTGCTGATTTTGCATCTTCTGCTGGTGATGACACCCAAGGCTCCCAAGGATTGGCGTTTTTGACTCAG GTTCGAGATAAGCTCAGTTCAGCAGAATATAAAGATTTTGTGGGTTACATGAAGGCGCTTAAGACCAAAGCAATGAAGATTGCCGAAGTTTTACAATGCATTTCTAGCCTTTTCTCTGGTCCTGAAAGGTTACCTCTGCTTATAAG GTTCAAGGACTACGTCCCAGCAAAGTATCATTCTTTATATGAGCAGTatgttggagaaagaaagtaa
- the LOC130748322 gene encoding regulator of telomere elongation helicase 1 homolog isoform X1, with protein MPTYKIRGIDLDFPFDAYDSQLVYMDKVLQSLQQKRNALLESPTGTGKTLCLLCATLAWRKSLGSFTTGVSYTTGGTGTDKSDAGWKVTPPPSQFPTIVYASRTHSQIRQVVRELKRTSYRPKMVVLGSREQLCIHDQVKSLQGKSQTNACRFLCRRGKKAEEDEDDDEHVPENHKQRPTRNRCKHFGRVHGYLKNDPHIGEQPVDIEDLVNIGTSHGPCPYYLSKELHKVVDIVFAPYNYLIDRGYRKSLHFSWKKSILIFDEAHNLESICADAASFDLTSSLLTTCISDAHRCIGLAKGRRDKSTDKPRNPDDFAILKALLKKLEKRIAEVPIESKELGYTKPGPYIYALLADLNIRHETASKLTDILEAASTLVEEDNQENSTGNICRLDSIREILDLVFRDGETTHAKYYRVHVREVEARAANGSKGKVSRTLSWWCFNPGIAMEVFPKLGVGSIILTSGTLSPMESFAQELKLDFPIQLENPHVITANQIWAGVVPAGPSGRTFNSSYRTRDSLEYKQDLGNAIVNLARIVPDGLLVFFPSYYLMDLCIGCWKSLSNASSMSIWERICKHKRPVIEPRESALFASSIKDYTTTLNDTSASGAVFFAVCRGKVSEGLDFADHAGRAVVITGLPFATSTDPKVRLKREFLDQQSRAVGALFKKQVLTGDEWYSQQASRAVNQAVGRVIRHRHDYGAIIFCDERFTYPNRLSQVSRWIQPHIKCYSRFGELVFTLTRFFRDGRTRGPTKQSLLEADNGGYEGEMPSSEHHVDKFYMDKLLSPLTTPVPQNCSLKASSLSDTKVSCSSFTGKVVPANRSSLSSDNGKVVDYENSRDICGTFFHERKTVVSQERCRADSCQQSENPKDMSLAPCFTKKRKFIAGEYDLKPHVGNYEHPSSDCNIGSQTSQGGVDLQCKGDGTSQSNIESGRQKGNLPADFASSAGDDTQGSQGLAFLTQVRDKLSSAEYKDFVGYMKALKTKAMKIAEVLQCISSLFSGPERLPLLIRFKDYVPAKYHSLYEQYVGERK; from the exons ATGCCAACGTACAAGATAAGGGGAATCGATCTCGATTTCCCGTTCGACGCCTATGATTCCCAGCTCGTTTACATGGACAAAGTCCTTCAATCGCTTCAGCAG AAACGTAATGCGCTATTGGAGAGTCCTACTGGAACTGGAAAAACACTGTGTCTTCTATGTGCTACCTTAGCGTGGCGGAAGAGTTTGGGAAGTTTCACAACTGGTGTCAGCTACACTACCGGCGGCACCGGCACTGATAAGTCAGATGCTGGGTGGAAGGTTACGCCACCGCCATCTCAGTTTCCTACAATTGTATATGCTTCGCGCACTCACAGCCAGATCCGCCAAGTCGTTCGAGAGTTGAAACGAACATCTTACAG GCCTAAGATGGTAGTCTTGGGATCCCGCGAGCAACTTTGCATTCATGATCAAGTGAAGTCACTTCAAGGAAAAAGCCAAACAAATGCTTGCCGATTTCTCTGTCGCAGGGGTAAAAAGGCTGAAGAGGACGAAGATGACGACGAACATGTACCGGAAAATCACAAACAAAGGCCGACTAGAAACAGATGCAAACATTTCGGTCGTGTTCATG GTTACTTGAAGAATGATCCCCATATTGGAGAACAACCTGTAGATATTGAGGATTTGGTCAATATTGGCACAAGTCATGGGCC CTGTCCttattatttatcaaaggagctTCACAAGGTTGTTGATATAGTATTTGCTCCATACAACTATCTTATTGACCGCGGGTATAGAAAATCTCTGCATTTTTCTTGGAAGAAAAGTATACTCATATTTGATGAAGCTCATAACCTG GAAAGCATATGTGCTGATGCTGCCTCCTTTGACTTAACTTCTTCGCTTCTTACAACTTGCATTTCTGATGCTCACCGTTGTATTGGCCTTGCAAAAGGAAGAAGAGATAAATCAACTGATAAGCCCCGAAATCCAGATGATTTTGCTATCCTTAAAG CACTTCTTAAAAAACTTGAGAAGCGTATTGCTGAGGTGCCTATTGAATCTAAGGAGCTGGGCTACACCAAACCCGGGCCTTATATCTATGCACTGCTGGCTGATCTTAACATCAGACACGAGACTGCGTCTAAGCTTACCGATATACTGGAAGCAGCTTCAACTCTTGTTGAGGAAGATAATCAGGAGAACTCTACTGGCAACATCTGCAGGTTGGACAGTATCAGGGAAATTCTTGACCTTGTTTTCAGGGATGGAGAAACTACACATGCTAAATACTATCGA GTTCATGTGCGGGAGGTTGAGGCTCGGGCTGCCAAtggctctaaag GTAAGGTATCAAGGACCCTCAGCTGGTGGTGCTTTAATCCAGGAATAGCCATGGAAGTATTTCCAAAGCTTGGGGTTGGATCTATTATATTGACATCAGGCACATTATCCCCTATGGAATCGTTTGCTCAAGAACTGAAATT AGACTTCCCCATACAGCTGGAAAATCCACATGTAATAACCGCAAATCAGATATGGGCTGGAGTTGTACCAGCTGGTCCTTCAGGGCGTACTTTTAACTCCTCTTACCGCACTCGCGATTCGCTGGAGTACAAGCAGGATCTTGGAAATGCAATTG TAAATTTGGCCCGAATTGTTCCTGATGGACTTCTGGTGTTCTTCCCATCTTATTACCTTATGGACCTATGCATTGGGTGCTGGAAAAGCCTG AGTAATGCAAGTTCAATGTCAATATGGGAGAGAATTTGCAAGCACAAGAGACCAGTTATAGAACCTAGGGAGTCTGCATTGTTTGCTTCGTCAATTAAG GACTACACAACTACGTTGAATGACACCTCTGCATCTGGAGCAGTATTTTTTGCTGTTTGTCGTGGGAAG GTAAGTGAAGGATTAGATTTTGCGGATCATGCTGGAAGAGCTGTGGTAATTACTGGTTTGCCATTTGCCACAAGCACCGATCCTAAG GTTCGTCTAAAACGTGAATTCTTGGATCAACAATCTCGGGCAGTAGGAGCGTTGTTCAAG AAGCAGGTTTTAACTGGAGATGAGTGGTATAGCCAACAAGCCTCCCGGGCTGTGAATCAAGCTGTTGGGCGTGTAATTCGCCATCGGCATGACTATGGAGCAATTATTTTCTGTGATGAAAG GTTTACATATCCAAATCGCCTGTCCCAAGTTTCACGTTGGATACAGCCTCACATCAAG TGTTATTCAAGATTTGGAGAACTTGTTTTTACTCTAACTCGATTTTTCCGGGATGGAAGAACCCGGGGTCCTACGAAGCAGTCATTATTAGAAGCTGATAATGGGG GATATGAAGGAGAAATGCCATCATCAGAGCACCATGTGGACAAATTTTATATGGATAAACTTCTGTCACCTCTG ACTACACCAGTGCCTCAAAATTGCTCTCTGAAAGCTTCATCTTTGTCTGATACGAAAGTAAGCTGTTCTTCATTCACGGGAAAAGTTGTGCCTGCCAATCGCTCATCTCTGTCTTCTGACAATGGAAAGGTTGTAGATTATGAAAATTCTAGAGATATATGTGGCACATTTTTTCATGAAAGGAAGACTGTAGTATCACAGGAACGTTGCAGGGCTGACAGTTGTCAACAGAGTGAAAACCCAAAGGATATGTCCTTAGCTCCTTGTTTCACCAAGAAGCGTAAATTTATAGCAGGAGAGTATGACTTAAAGCCACATGTTGGGAATTATGAGCATCCATCATCTG ATTGTAATATAGGTAGTCAAACTTCTCAAGGTGGTGTAGATCTGCAATGTAAAGGTGATGGGACCTCCCAAAGTAATATTGAGTCTGGTAGGCAAAAGGGTAATCTTCCTGCTGATTTTGCATCTTCTGCTGGTGATGACACCCAAGGCTCCCAAGGATTGGCGTTTTTGACTCAG GTTCGAGATAAGCTCAGTTCAGCAGAATATAAAGATTTTGTGGGTTACATGAAGGCGCTTAAGACCAAAGCAATGAAGATTGCCGAAGTTTTACAATGCATTTCTAGCCTTTTCTCTGGTCCTGAAAGGTTACCTCTGCTTATAAG GTTCAAGGACTACGTCCCAGCAAAGTATCATTCTTTATATGAGCAGTatgttggagaaagaaagtaa
- the LOC130749304 gene encoding transcription repressor OFP14, translating into MPKKIQKTLQDYLIKIKNPHSQIQSLSSPKKWALSGCKHPKTPSFAIYGVQSNNHNHNQKDDAATLADVDRFLFENFRSLYLTDDDETEQNRAKTEQNRVKTEENRAKQNKSEDEEEAPTLASFLFESPRFIDPPPDLCGSARFFVKPGNSGSLVEDALSLTTTSDEAGSGSLTTVNDSSSSSNSPHDSKGTASLPDNCVALLTYSRSPYEEFRRSMEEMVEARSRDNREGVAVVDWDFMQELLFCYLNLNEKKTHKFILSAFVDLVADMRRSSETAAAAPAKPRSVRTVRIGGEGRKKANGVMLGFGSS; encoded by the coding sequence ATGCCAAAGAAGATTCAAAAAACCCTCCAAGATTACCTCATCAAGATCAAAAACCCACACTCTCAAATCCAATCCTTATCCTCCCCGAAGAAATGGGCTCTCTCTGGCTGCAAGCATCCTAAGACACCATCATTTGCCATCTACGGCGTCCAAAGCAAtaatcacaatcacaatcagAAAGATGATGCAGCCACCCTAGCAGACGTTGATCGCTTCCTCTTTGAGAATTTCAGGTCTCTGTACCTCACAGATGATGATGAAACAGAGCAAAACAGAGCAAAAACAGAGCAAAACAGagtaaaaacagaggaaaacagagcaaaacagaacaaaagtgaagatgaagaagaagctcCAACATTAGCCTCGTTCTTGTTTGAGTCACCGAGATTCATTGACCCGCCACCGGATCTTTGCGGGTCGGCACGATTCTTCGTTAAGCCAGGGAATTCAGGGTCGCTGGTGGAGGATGCTCTGTCTCTGACAACAACAAGCGATGAAGCAGGGTCAGGTTCACTCACCACTGTGAAcgattcttcatcatcttcgaACTCACCCCATGATTCAAAGGGCACTGCTTCTCTTCCTGATAACTGTGTGGCCTTATTGACATACTCTCGGAGTCCTTACGAAGAGTTCCGGCgttccatggaggagatggtgGAAGCGAGGAGCAGAGACAACCGTGAAGGGGTGGCGGTGGTTGACTGGGATTTCATGCAGGAGCTGTTGTTCTGCTACCTGAACCTGAATGAGAAGAAGACACACAAGTTCATTCTCAGCGCTTTCGTTGATCTCGTCGCCGACATGCGGCGGAGTTCGGAGACTGCAGCGGCGGCTCCGGCGAAGCCACGCAGCGTTCGAACTGTTAGGATTGGTGGGGAGGGGaggaagaaggccaatgggGTAATGTTGGGTTTTGGTTCctcctaa